From Microbacterium sp. YJN-G, a single genomic window includes:
- the galU gene encoding UTP--glucose-1-phosphate uridylyltransferase GalU: MSKMKAVIPAAGLGTRFLPATKAMPKEMLPVVDKPAIQYVVEEAVSAGIDDILVIIGRNKNAISDHFDSVPELEVRLQEKGDHGRLERVMKSSDLADIHFVRQGEPKGLGHAVLRARTHVGDNSFAVLLGDDLIDERDPLLTEMIAAHERTGAAVIALMEVDPAHIHLYGVAEVDGTSGDGTIRVTGLVEKPAAEDAPSDLAVIGRYVLPAAVFEILERTPPGKGGEIQLTDALQELAADPDGPGVVGVVFRGRRYDTGDRADYIKAIVQLAVDREDLGPDLRPWLKEFAGGL; the protein is encoded by the coding sequence ATGAGCAAGATGAAGGCCGTCATCCCGGCCGCCGGCCTGGGGACGCGCTTTCTGCCGGCGACCAAGGCGATGCCCAAGGAGATGCTGCCCGTCGTCGACAAGCCCGCCATCCAGTACGTGGTGGAAGAGGCCGTCAGCGCCGGGATCGACGACATCCTCGTCATCATCGGACGCAACAAGAACGCCATCTCAGACCACTTCGACTCGGTGCCCGAGCTCGAGGTGCGGTTGCAGGAGAAGGGCGACCACGGCCGCCTGGAGCGGGTGATGAAGTCGAGCGATCTCGCCGACATCCACTTCGTCCGGCAGGGCGAGCCCAAGGGCCTGGGACACGCGGTGCTGCGCGCCCGCACGCACGTCGGCGACAACTCCTTCGCCGTGCTGCTCGGCGACGACCTCATTGACGAACGCGACCCGCTGCTCACCGAGATGATCGCCGCGCACGAGCGCACCGGCGCGGCCGTGATCGCGCTCATGGAGGTCGACCCCGCGCACATCCACCTGTACGGCGTCGCCGAGGTCGACGGCACGAGCGGCGACGGCACGATCCGGGTGACCGGGCTGGTCGAGAAGCCCGCAGCCGAGGATGCTCCTTCGGATCTCGCCGTGATCGGGCGCTACGTGCTGCCGGCCGCCGTGTTCGAGATCCTCGAGCGGACCCCGCCGGGCAAGGGCGGCGAGATCCAGCTCACGGATGCTCTGCAGGAGCTCGCGGCAGACCCCGACGGTCCGGGTGTCGTCGGCGTGGTCTTCCGCGGGCGGCGCTACGACACGGGCGACCGTGCCGATTACATCAAGGCCATCGTGCAGCTCGCGGTGGACCGTGAGGATCTCGGCCCGGATCTGCGCCCGTGGCTCAAGGAATTCGCCGGCGGACTCTGA
- a CDS encoding DUF485 domain-containing protein has protein sequence MTDRIEEESGTGVDYIAMQESERFRGLRRMQRSFVFPMAAFFLLWYFAYVLLAAFAPEFMSQRVWGDITVGLLLGLGQFVTTFAITMAYVSFANRKLDPVATEIREELEKAEVRA, from the coding sequence ATGACAGATCGGATCGAAGAAGAATCCGGTACAGGAGTCGATTACATCGCGATGCAGGAATCGGAGAGGTTCCGAGGACTCAGGCGAATGCAGCGGTCATTCGTCTTCCCGATGGCGGCCTTCTTCCTGCTCTGGTATTTCGCGTACGTGCTGCTGGCCGCGTTCGCACCGGAGTTCATGAGCCAGAGGGTGTGGGGTGACATCACGGTCGGCCTGCTGCTCGGTCTCGGGCAGTTCGTGACCACGTTCGCCATCACCATGGCGTACGTCTCCTTCGCGAACCGCAAGCTCGATCCCGTCGCGACCGAGATCCGCGAAGAGCTCGAGAAGGCGGAGGTGCGCGCATGA
- a CDS encoding methylated-DNA--[protein]-cysteine S-methyltransferase, whose translation MSFRYDFAPTPFGDALAVYSQDGIVSFDLSESEDPGVPWLLEGVSRRLGQVPEHSPGVADELSALLAAYFDGEPIRFDERVPFDWRAVGGFARSALQAVCAIPWAETMSYGEVAVIAGSPGAARAVGTACRLTPFSVIVPVHRVIRSDGTPGHYGAHPERKRFLLDLEREAASAS comes from the coding sequence ATGAGTTTTCGATACGACTTCGCCCCGACGCCCTTCGGTGACGCTCTCGCGGTGTACTCGCAGGACGGGATCGTGAGCTTCGATCTCTCCGAGTCCGAGGATCCGGGTGTCCCCTGGCTGCTGGAAGGGGTGAGCCGGCGGCTCGGGCAGGTGCCCGAGCACTCCCCCGGTGTCGCGGACGAGCTCTCCGCCCTGCTGGCGGCGTACTTCGACGGCGAGCCGATCCGCTTCGATGAGCGGGTGCCCTTCGACTGGCGAGCGGTCGGGGGGTTCGCGCGGTCCGCCCTGCAGGCGGTGTGCGCCATCCCGTGGGCCGAGACCATGAGCTACGGCGAGGTGGCGGTGATCGCGGGCAGCCCGGGCGCGGCCCGCGCGGTGGGCACGGCGTGCCGGCTCACGCCGTTCTCGGTGATCGTCCCCGTGCATCGCGTGATCCGCTCCGATGGGACGCCGGGCCACTACGGCGCGCACCCCGAGCGCAAGCGCTTCCTGCTCGACCTCGAGCGCGAAGCCGCCTCGGCCTCATGA
- the mscL gene encoding large conductance mechanosensitive channel protein MscL — translation MLQGFKEFITKGNVIDLAVAVVIGTAFTAIVNAVVSAIITPLVSLFFDADETGKIGIQVEGIYGQTVTFPIGELISAIISFLAVALIVYFVFVLPMNTWKERQAARNPAVEEETLPSEQELLIEIRDALRKHDAP, via the coding sequence ATGCTCCAGGGATTCAAGGAATTCATCACCAAGGGCAACGTCATCGACCTGGCCGTCGCGGTGGTCATCGGCACCGCCTTCACCGCGATCGTCAACGCCGTCGTCTCGGCCATCATCACCCCGCTCGTCTCGCTGTTCTTCGATGCCGACGAGACCGGCAAGATCGGCATCCAGGTCGAGGGGATCTACGGCCAGACCGTGACATTCCCGATCGGCGAGCTGATCTCGGCGATCATCAGCTTCCTTGCTGTCGCCCTCATCGTGTACTTCGTGTTCGTGCTCCCGATGAACACCTGGAAGGAGCGTCAGGCAGCGCGGAACCCCGCCGTCGAGGAGGAGACCCTGCCCAGCGAGCAGGAACTGCTCATCGAGATCCGCGACGCGCTGCGCAAGCACGACGCGCCCTGA
- a CDS encoding MarR family winged helix-turn-helix transcriptional regulator, with the protein MSTSRSFTPDERRTWAPLTAVLELLPRQLDAQLLRDEGLTHFEYATLSMLALADERRMRMSELASGVNATLSRLSHVISRMEKRGFVRREQAPDDARATDVHLTAEGRRKVIRATPSHVENVRAFVLDALDAEQQRQLHEITMAILGRLDPDGRMLASRLG; encoded by the coding sequence ATGAGCACATCGAGGTCGTTCACCCCTGACGAGCGCCGCACGTGGGCCCCGCTCACCGCTGTGCTCGAGCTCCTCCCCCGGCAGCTGGACGCGCAACTGCTGCGCGACGAAGGGCTCACCCACTTCGAGTACGCGACGCTGTCGATGCTGGCCCTCGCCGACGAGCGCCGGATGCGGATGAGCGAGCTCGCCTCGGGTGTCAACGCCACGCTGTCCCGGCTGTCGCACGTGATCAGCCGGATGGAGAAGCGCGGCTTCGTGCGCCGCGAGCAGGCACCCGACGACGCCCGCGCGACCGACGTGCATCTCACCGCCGAGGGTCGGCGGAAGGTCATCCGCGCCACTCCCTCGCACGTCGAGAACGTGCGGGCCTTCGTGCTGGATGCGCTGGATGCCGAGCAGCAGCGGCAGCTGCACGAGATCACGATGGCGATCCTCGGCCGGCTCGACCCCGATGGGCGGATGCTGGCCAGCCGGCTCGGCTGA
- a CDS encoding cation acetate symporter, translating into MNRAPLAAEAAQNDPVLNIAIFGAFVAVTLFIVIRASRNNRTAADYYAAGRSFSGTQNGFAIAGDYLSAASFLGICGAIALNGYDGFLYSIGFLVAWLVALLLVAELMRNTGKFTMADVLAFRLTQRPVRMAAAITTLAVCFFYLLAQMSGAGALVSLLLGIDSKIGQSIVIAVVGVLMIVYVLIGGMKGTTWVQIVKAVLLILGAIAMTVWVMALHKFDFNGLLEGAVAMSPEGEKILGPGLKYGANPLDFLSLGMALVLGTAGLPHVLMRFYTVPTAKEARRSVVWAIWLIGLFYLLTLVLGYGAGALVGPEAIAAAPGGVNSAAPLLAQALGGPLLMGFISAVAFATILAVVAGLTITAAASFAHDIYSNVIKRGKDGKGVSDPNGEVKVARRTVIVIGILAIIGGIGAQGQNIAFLVALAFAIAASANLPTILYSLFWKRFNTRGAVWSMYGGLISAIGLIVISPVFSGTETSMIPGLDIAIFPLNNPGIISIPLGFLLGWIGTVTARTTESRALAAEMEVRSLTGYGAEKAVEH; encoded by the coding sequence ATGAATCGGGCACCGTTGGCCGCGGAGGCGGCCCAGAACGATCCGGTCCTCAACATCGCCATCTTCGGCGCCTTCGTCGCGGTGACGCTCTTCATCGTCATCCGCGCCAGTCGCAACAACCGCACCGCCGCGGACTACTACGCAGCGGGACGCTCGTTCAGCGGCACTCAGAACGGGTTCGCCATCGCCGGGGACTATCTGTCCGCGGCGTCCTTCCTCGGCATCTGCGGGGCCATCGCGCTCAACGGCTACGACGGATTCCTGTACTCCATCGGATTCCTCGTCGCCTGGCTCGTCGCGCTGCTGCTGGTCGCCGAGCTCATGCGCAACACCGGCAAGTTCACGATGGCCGACGTGCTCGCGTTCCGGCTCACCCAGCGACCGGTGCGGATGGCGGCCGCCATCACGACGCTCGCGGTGTGCTTCTTCTATCTGCTCGCACAGATGTCGGGGGCCGGTGCGCTCGTCTCGCTGCTGCTGGGCATCGACAGCAAGATCGGCCAGTCGATCGTGATCGCCGTCGTGGGCGTGCTGATGATCGTGTACGTGCTCATCGGCGGCATGAAGGGCACCACCTGGGTGCAGATCGTGAAGGCCGTGCTGCTGATCCTCGGTGCGATCGCGATGACCGTGTGGGTCATGGCGCTGCACAAGTTCGATTTCAACGGGCTGCTCGAGGGTGCGGTGGCGATGTCGCCTGAGGGCGAGAAGATCCTCGGCCCCGGGCTGAAGTACGGCGCGAATCCGCTCGACTTCCTCTCGCTGGGCATGGCGCTCGTGCTCGGCACCGCCGGACTGCCGCACGTGCTGATGCGCTTCTACACGGTGCCGACCGCCAAGGAGGCCCGTCGGTCGGTGGTGTGGGCGATCTGGCTGATCGGCCTGTTCTACCTGCTGACCCTGGTGCTCGGCTACGGAGCCGGTGCTCTGGTGGGGCCGGAGGCGATCGCCGCGGCACCGGGCGGGGTCAACTCCGCCGCGCCGCTGCTGGCACAGGCTCTGGGTGGTCCGCTGCTGATGGGATTCATCTCGGCTGTGGCGTTCGCGACGATCCTCGCGGTCGTGGCAGGGCTGACCATCACCGCCGCCGCCTCGTTCGCGCACGACATCTACTCGAACGTGATCAAGCGCGGCAAGGACGGCAAGGGCGTCAGCGATCCCAACGGCGAGGTGAAGGTGGCGCGTCGCACGGTGATCGTGATCGGCATCCTGGCGATCATCGGCGGCATCGGCGCTCAGGGGCAGAACATCGCGTTCCTCGTGGCACTGGCGTTCGCGATCGCGGCGTCCGCCAACCTGCCGACGATCCTGTACTCCCTGTTCTGGAAGAGGTTCAACACCCGCGGGGCGGTGTGGAGCATGTACGGCGGACTCATCTCGGCGATCGGGCTGATCGTGATCTCGCCGGTGTTCTCCGGCACCGAGACCTCGATGATCCCCGGCCTCGACATCGCGATCTTCCCGCTGAACAACCCCGGGATCATCTCGATCCCGCTGGGCTTCCTGCTCGGGTGGATCGGGACGGTCACGGCCAGGACGACGGAGTCGCGTGCGCTGGCGGCCGAGATGGAGGTGCGCTCGCTCACCGGCTACGGCGCCGAGAAGGCCGTCGAGCACTGA
- a CDS encoding NADPH-dependent F420 reductase, translated as MTTITIFGNGNMGQAIGGVFARGGASIHYIGSEGAGAQIEGDIVVLAVSYPALSQIAGAYGDQFAGKVVVDITNPLDFTTVDALVVPAGSSAAAELQAALPAARVVKAFNTNFAATLVSGVVGEAGTTVLVAGDDESAKRALVSAVEAGGLSAVDAGALARAHELEALGFLQLTLAASEKIGWNAGFSLVR; from the coding sequence ATGACCACCATCACCATCTTCGGCAACGGGAACATGGGCCAGGCCATCGGGGGCGTGTTCGCCCGCGGCGGTGCCTCGATCCACTACATCGGCAGCGAGGGAGCGGGTGCGCAGATCGAAGGCGACATCGTCGTGCTCGCGGTGTCGTACCCCGCACTGAGCCAGATCGCCGGTGCCTACGGTGACCAGTTCGCCGGCAAGGTCGTCGTGGACATCACCAACCCGCTCGACTTCACGACCGTCGATGCGCTGGTCGTGCCGGCCGGCAGCTCCGCCGCCGCCGAGCTGCAAGCCGCGCTTCCTGCCGCGCGCGTGGTGAAGGCGTTCAACACGAACTTCGCGGCGACGCTCGTCTCGGGCGTGGTCGGAGAGGCGGGAACCACGGTCCTCGTCGCGGGAGACGACGAGTCGGCCAAGCGCGCCCTCGTCTCGGCGGTCGAGGCCGGCGGACTCTCCGCCGTCGACGCCGGAGCGCTCGCGCGCGCGCACGAGCTCGAGGCTCTCGGGTTCCTGCAGCTCACTCTCGCGGCGTCGGAGAAGATCGGCTGGAACGCCGGATTCTCGCTCGTGCGCTGA
- a CDS encoding 5-formyltetrahydrofolate cyclo-ligase produces the protein MPTEAEQQKRALRAELRERRQLLSEAQREAAASGITAQLDELVRAHGAQSISCFLSSTTEPDTREFIRGAVSRGIRVLLPITRADGLLDWAVSDDTEEISVGLFGLPEPTGEVLGPIAVNDVDLMIIPAAAIDRSGTRLGWGRGYFDKTIGSMEKCPPVYAVIYDSEVLDSLPREVHDQPVDGIVTPTQTITLSPARN, from the coding sequence ATGCCGACCGAAGCAGAGCAGCAGAAGCGCGCGCTGCGCGCCGAGCTGCGCGAACGACGACAGCTCCTCTCGGAGGCGCAGCGCGAAGCGGCGGCATCCGGGATCACCGCCCAGCTCGACGAGCTCGTCCGCGCGCACGGCGCCCAGTCGATCTCGTGCTTCCTCTCGTCGACCACCGAGCCCGACACCCGTGAGTTCATCCGCGGCGCCGTCAGCCGCGGCATCCGCGTGCTGCTGCCGATCACCCGCGCCGACGGGCTGCTCGACTGGGCCGTCTCCGACGACACCGAGGAGATCTCGGTGGGCCTGTTCGGCCTGCCCGAGCCCACCGGCGAGGTGCTGGGCCCGATCGCGGTCAACGACGTCGACCTCATGATCATCCCCGCCGCCGCGATCGATCGCAGCGGCACCCGCCTGGGCTGGGGCCGCGGCTACTTCGACAAGACGATCGGGTCCATGGAGAAATGCCCTCCCGTGTATGCCGTCATCTATGATTCGGAAGTACTCGATTCGCTGCCGCGCGAGGTCCACGACCAGCCCGTGGATGGCATCGTCACCCCGACGCAGACCATCACCCTGTCGCCCGCGCGGAACTGA
- a CDS encoding AAA family ATPase → MWRRESKDAEAAGDAAVSLGDFSDSSTGVEIAHASEAQRTVLRAEAADLGGASPLLTFTDIPEAGIDISKAHPGSLPQFITGRSTLLSNLFRDEVGLRTARMAAERITARNTELRTVRGIDAVRLAVGIARWRVGGADFSAPVLLRPLAIRRHHADFELKLQGAFEVNPELIRAARDHFGLTLDGAGLAALAYDSGIFKPQPVIDHLRALTSSIDTFAVHPRLVVSTFADVAGAMVRDMVDLDHPVLNALGGHVADREQVTVRRETPAIAGPDDRAPASEALLLDADAEQEDVLARIAAGHSLVVSTLPGTGGTQTVINALGAFVRAGKRVLVVSARRSTLDGVRHRLAGIGLDGLAVSPADVRRDLIRSITRSEKATQPKANEVDEALVRLRTVLRDYRRALTQPVGRTGASVIDATRRLTRLALLPVPPSTGARLSMQTLERLAGDRREAAAALTRAAKLGEFRFGPDDSPWYGVSFESTEAAQRAHALAGELHGTSVPALLERGYELIAQTRMRPFGTIAELGEYLQLLKGVRDSLDRFSPTVFERPLGELIQAHGSRRDAPGMSSANRRRLKRLAREYVRPGAQVGEMHEALLRIQQQRAQWQQYVDAGVAPQVPLGLSDVHVAWQRVSAELAELDVALGRKEPLANLPVARLVRTLSGLAARSDVFDNLVERTEIRDSLTGLGLRPLLADLSVRHVPEERVADELEFAWWQSLLERALQDDRSLLGANTSVVDRLERDFRLVDEAHTAMAGPLLAWNLANQWRIAIVDEPDQASNLRRALKSTDASTAEIVSAAPDLVRVLAPVWIASPYQVPDIPDSVEFDAVLLVDAAAVNLTEAAPAIRRARQIVAFGDPVTQRPTPFAVATVPEPEWEPEVPFDDVSAFERLAELLPVMTLTRSYRAGGEDLAELINDAFYGGEIVSLPWAGSYLGRGSLTVDYVERGVGTPDPDSGAVESPDAEVARVVTLVVEHAIHRPTESLMVVTASRRHAERVRAAVASAFAGRSDVAEFVGRDTAEPFAVLTLEESVAESRDRVIFSLGYGLTKHGRVLSDFGDLSREDGERLLTVGMTRARRSMVIVSCIRPSAFDEGRLEYGASTLMSILGGLAARGREARLEDLADPLTLALAKELRRLGASVDVDYRGLLPLVAQHGGRAVVIESDPESRDESLRESLRLRPQVLRRLGWHYVRVHAFDLYSDPATVARRIATVLGIEEGAVRADHDTQPLDLDG, encoded by the coding sequence GTGTGGCGACGAGAGAGCAAGGACGCCGAGGCCGCGGGAGACGCCGCAGTGAGCCTCGGCGACTTCAGCGACTCGTCGACCGGCGTCGAGATCGCGCACGCCTCTGAGGCGCAGCGCACCGTGCTGCGCGCCGAGGCGGCCGATCTCGGTGGTGCCTCGCCGCTGCTCACCTTCACCGACATCCCCGAGGCCGGGATCGACATCTCCAAGGCCCACCCCGGCAGCCTGCCGCAGTTCATCACCGGCCGATCGACGCTGCTGTCGAACCTGTTCCGCGACGAGGTCGGCCTGCGCACGGCGCGCATGGCCGCCGAGCGGATCACCGCCCGCAACACCGAGCTGCGCACCGTGCGCGGCATCGACGCGGTCCGCCTGGCGGTCGGCATCGCACGCTGGCGGGTCGGCGGGGCCGATTTCTCCGCTCCCGTGCTGCTGCGGCCGCTGGCGATCCGCCGCCATCACGCCGACTTCGAGCTGAAGCTGCAGGGGGCCTTCGAGGTCAACCCCGAGCTCATCCGCGCAGCCCGCGACCACTTCGGGCTGACCCTCGACGGCGCGGGACTGGCCGCGCTCGCCTACGACAGCGGCATCTTCAAGCCGCAGCCCGTGATCGACCATCTGCGTGCGCTCACGAGCTCCATCGACACCTTCGCCGTGCACCCGCGCCTGGTGGTCTCGACCTTCGCCGACGTCGCCGGCGCCATGGTCCGCGACATGGTCGACCTGGATCACCCGGTGCTCAACGCCCTCGGCGGCCACGTCGCCGATCGCGAGCAGGTCACCGTGCGACGCGAGACGCCCGCGATCGCCGGACCCGACGACCGCGCCCCCGCCTCGGAGGCGCTTCTGCTGGATGCGGATGCCGAGCAGGAGGACGTGCTCGCGCGCATCGCCGCGGGCCACTCGCTCGTCGTCTCGACGCTGCCCGGCACCGGCGGCACCCAGACCGTGATCAACGCACTCGGCGCGTTCGTGCGTGCAGGCAAGCGTGTGCTGGTCGTCTCGGCACGGCGCTCGACCCTCGACGGCGTGCGCCACCGGCTGGCCGGCATCGGCCTGGACGGACTGGCCGTCTCGCCGGCGGATGTGCGCCGCGATCTCATCCGCTCCATCACCCGCAGCGAGAAGGCGACCCAGCCCAAGGCGAACGAGGTCGACGAGGCGCTGGTGCGACTGCGCACGGTGCTGCGCGACTACCGCCGGGCGCTGACCCAGCCGGTCGGCCGCACCGGAGCATCCGTCATCGACGCGACCCGCCGCCTCACCCGGCTCGCACTGCTGCCGGTACCGCCGTCGACCGGGGCGCGACTGTCGATGCAGACGCTCGAGCGCCTCGCCGGCGACCGCCGCGAGGCCGCCGCGGCCCTGACCCGTGCCGCCAAGCTCGGCGAGTTCCGCTTCGGACCCGACGATTCGCCGTGGTACGGCGTCAGCTTCGAGAGCACCGAGGCCGCTCAGCGCGCACACGCGCTGGCCGGCGAACTGCACGGCACGAGCGTTCCCGCCCTTCTCGAGCGCGGCTACGAGCTGATCGCGCAGACGCGGATGCGTCCCTTCGGCACCATCGCCGAGCTCGGGGAGTACCTGCAGCTGCTCAAGGGGGTGCGCGATTCGCTGGACCGTTTCAGCCCCACCGTCTTCGAGCGGCCGCTCGGCGAGCTGATCCAGGCGCACGGCTCGCGCCGGGATGCCCCTGGTATGTCGTCCGCGAACCGCCGTCGTCTCAAGCGCCTGGCCCGCGAGTACGTGCGCCCCGGCGCGCAGGTCGGCGAGATGCACGAGGCGCTGCTGCGCATCCAGCAGCAGCGTGCGCAGTGGCAGCAGTACGTCGACGCCGGCGTCGCCCCGCAGGTGCCGCTGGGCCTGTCCGACGTGCACGTCGCCTGGCAGCGGGTCTCGGCCGAGCTCGCCGAGCTTGACGTCGCGCTCGGCCGCAAGGAGCCGCTGGCGAACCTGCCCGTAGCACGCCTGGTGCGCACGCTGTCGGGGCTCGCCGCCCGCTCGGACGTCTTCGACAACCTCGTCGAGCGCACCGAGATCCGCGACTCGCTCACCGGCCTGGGGCTGCGTCCCCTGCTCGCCGACCTCTCCGTGCGGCACGTGCCCGAAGAGCGGGTCGCCGACGAGCTGGAGTTCGCGTGGTGGCAGTCGCTGCTCGAGCGCGCACTGCAGGATGACCGCTCGCTGCTCGGTGCGAACACCTCGGTCGTCGACCGGCTGGAGCGGGACTTCCGCCTCGTGGACGAGGCGCACACCGCGATGGCGGGGCCGCTGCTGGCATGGAATCTCGCCAACCAGTGGCGCATCGCGATCGTCGATGAGCCCGACCAGGCCTCGAACCTGCGCCGCGCACTGAAGAGCACCGATGCGTCGACCGCCGAGATCGTCTCTGCGGCCCCCGACCTGGTGCGCGTGCTGGCCCCGGTCTGGATCGCGTCGCCCTACCAGGTGCCCGACATCCCCGACTCCGTCGAGTTCGATGCGGTGCTGCTGGTGGATGCCGCGGCCGTCAACCTCACCGAGGCCGCGCCCGCGATCCGCCGTGCCCGTCAGATCGTGGCCTTCGGCGACCCGGTCACCCAGCGGCCGACGCCTTTCGCCGTCGCCACCGTGCCCGAGCCCGAGTGGGAGCCTGAGGTGCCGTTCGACGACGTCTCGGCCTTCGAGCGTCTCGCCGAGCTGCTGCCGGTGATGACGCTGACCCGCAGCTACCGGGCCGGGGGCGAGGACCTCGCCGAGCTCATCAACGACGCCTTCTACGGCGGCGAGATCGTCTCGCTGCCCTGGGCCGGCTCGTACCTGGGCCGCGGCAGTCTCACGGTCGACTACGTCGAGCGCGGTGTCGGCACCCCCGACCCCGATTCCGGTGCGGTCGAGAGTCCGGATGCCGAGGTCGCGCGCGTCGTGACCCTCGTGGTCGAGCACGCGATCCACCGGCCGACCGAGTCGCTCATGGTCGTCACCGCGAGCCGGCGTCACGCCGAGCGCGTTCGTGCCGCCGTGGCATCCGCCTTCGCCGGTCGTTCGGACGTGGCGGAGTTCGTCGGACGCGATACGGCCGAGCCGTTCGCGGTGCTCACCCTCGAGGAGTCGGTCGCCGAGAGCCGTGACCGCGTGATCTTCTCGCTCGGGTACGGCCTGACCAAGCACGGCCGGGTGCTCAGCGACTTCGGCGACCTCTCCCGGGAGGACGGCGAGCGTCTGCTCACCGTCGGGATGACGCGCGCCCGCCGCTCGATGGTGATCGTGTCGTGCATCCGTCCCTCGGCCTTCGATGAGGGACGCCTCGAGTACGGCGCCTCGACGCTGATGTCGATCCTCGGGGGCCTCGCCGCGCGAGGCCGGGAAGCGCGGCTGGAGGATCTCGCCGACCCGCTCACCCTCGCCCTCGCGAAGGAGCTGCGCCGGCTGGGCGCATCCGTCGACGTCGACTACCGCGGACTGCTGCCCCTGGTCGCTCAGCACGGCGGACGGGCGGTCGTCATCGAGTCCGACCCCGAGTCGCGTGACGAGTCGCTGCGCGAGAGCCTGCGCCTGCGTCCGCAGGTGCTGCGCCGGCTCGGCTGGCACTATGTGCGCGTGCACGCCTTCGATCTGTACAGCGACCCGGCGACGGTCGCGCGGCGCATCGCCACCGTCCTCGGCATCGAAGAGGGCGCGGTCCGCGCCGACCACGACACCCAGCCGCTCGATCTCGATGGCTGA
- a CDS encoding GNAT family N-acetyltransferase has product MQHGAVGLRLIRSRDARPLQRELLSNRAWLEPWEATIPGGIATFDMRVSIRRLLQQYRDGGGYPFVMEHDGEIAGQLNIWGVARGSLCSATIGYWVSERFAGRGITPTAVAMATDASFTLFGLHRMEICIRPENKASLRVVQKLGFRYEGLRRRYIHIDGDWRDHHAFALTREDVPEGVLTRWLQGRVPPEAGALPATL; this is encoded by the coding sequence ATGCAGCACGGAGCGGTGGGGCTGCGGCTGATCCGCAGCCGCGACGCCCGCCCGCTGCAGCGCGAGCTGCTGTCGAACCGTGCCTGGCTCGAGCCGTGGGAGGCGACGATCCCCGGCGGCATCGCGACGTTCGACATGCGGGTCAGCATCCGCCGGCTGCTGCAGCAGTACCGCGACGGCGGCGGCTACCCGTTCGTGATGGAGCACGACGGCGAGATCGCCGGACAGCTGAACATCTGGGGCGTGGCGCGCGGCTCGCTGTGCTCGGCGACCATCGGCTACTGGGTGAGCGAGCGCTTCGCCGGCCGCGGCATCACCCCGACGGCGGTGGCGATGGCCACCGACGCGAGCTTCACCCTGTTCGGGCTGCATCGCATGGAGATCTGCATCCGGCCCGAGAACAAGGCATCTCTGCGGGTCGTGCAGAAGCTCGGATTCCGCTACGAGGGGCTGCGGCGCCGGTACATCCACATCGACGGCGACTGGCGTGACCATCACGCCTTCGCGCTCACCAGGGAGGACGTCCCCGAGGGCGTGCTGACCCGGTGGCTGCAGGGCCGGGTCCCGCCCGAGGCGGGGGCCCTGCCCGCGACGCTGTGA
- a CDS encoding FmdB family zinc ribbon protein, with the protein MPTYAYACTACDHRFDAVQSFSEDSLTICPECGGALRKQYGTVGVTFNGSGFYRTDSRGNAGAKKASSATSKSDSSTGSTPAPAKSPASS; encoded by the coding sequence ATGCCCACCTACGCCTATGCCTGCACGGCCTGCGACCACCGCTTCGACGCCGTGCAGAGCTTCTCAGAGGACTCGCTCACCATCTGCCCCGAATGCGGCGGCGCGCTGCGCAAGCAGTACGGCACCGTGGGAGTCACCTTCAACGGGTCGGGCTTCTATCGCACCGACTCGCGAGGAAATGCTGGTGCGAAGAAGGCATCTTCGGCAACATCGAAGTCGGATTCTTCGACGGGCTCCACCCCGGCGCCTGCGAAGAGCCCGGCCTCGAGCTGA